One genomic window of Bradyrhizobium sp. CCGE-LA001 includes the following:
- a CDS encoding DUF1522 domain-containing protein, producing the protein MSGIVLSASVRQNLLSLQSTADLLATTQNRLSTGKSVNSALDNPTNFFTAQSLDNRASDINNLLDGIANGVQVLQAANTGITSLQKLIDSAKSIANQALQTTVGYSTKSNVSATISGATAADLRGTTSYASATASSNVLFSGAAGGTTAATGTTTLGATIGAFAGTAATAGDGTTALTGTITLIATNGTTATGLASNAQPADGDTLTVNGKTITFRSGTAPAATAVPSGSGVSGNLVTDGNGNTTVYLGTAGTPAATVNDLLSAIDLASGVKTVSITSGAATLATSNNQTASSVGGGAVTLRSSTGADLSVTGKADLLKALGLSSSVGGGNATVSVNRTTTSASLGATITDGSTLNVNGKVITFKNAPIPGSTGAPSVPTGFGASGNILTDGAGNSTVYLQGGTVNDVLKAIDLATGVQTATIGANGAATLATASGQTNSSINASGQLKLSTGVNADLSVTGTGNALNALGLAGNTGTATAFTAARTSGIGGISGKTLTFSSFNGGTAVNVTFGDGTNGTVKTLDQLNTKLQANNLSATIDANGLLTISTTNDYASSTIGSSAAGGAIGGTLTSSLTFSTASTPVQDTVAQTSRANLVNQFNNILNQIDTTAQDSSFNGVNLLNGDQLKLVFDETGKSNLSITGVTYNSKGLGLASLTSGVDFIDNAATNKVLTNLNAASSTLRSQASSLGSNLSVVQVRQDFNKSLINVLQTGSANLTLADTNVEAANSQALSTRQSIAVSALSLANQSQQSVLQLLR; encoded by the coding sequence ATGTCCGGTATCGTTCTCTCCGCATCGGTTCGCCAGAACCTGCTCTCTCTCCAGTCCACCGCTGACCTCCTCGCCACCACGCAGAACCGTCTGTCGACCGGCAAGAGCGTCAACTCGGCCCTCGACAATCCCACCAACTTCTTCACGGCCCAGTCGCTCGACAACCGCGCCAGCGACATCAACAACCTGCTCGATGGTATCGCCAACGGCGTGCAGGTGCTGCAGGCTGCCAACACCGGCATCACCTCGCTGCAGAAGCTGATCGACAGCGCCAAGTCGATCGCCAACCAGGCGCTGCAGACCACCGTCGGTTACTCCACCAAGTCCAACGTCTCCGCCACCATCTCCGGTGCGACGGCCGCTGACCTGCGCGGCACGACCTCCTACGCCAGCGCGACGGCGAGCAGCAACGTGCTGTTCAGCGGCGCGGCCGGCGGCACGACGGCGGCGACCGGTACCACCACGCTCGGTGCTACCATCGGCGCCTTCGCGGGCACCGCGGCAACGGCCGGTGACGGCACCACCGCCCTGACCGGCACCATCACCCTGATCGCCACCAACGGCACCACCGCAACCGGTTTGGCGAGCAACGCTCAGCCCGCCGACGGCGATACGCTGACCGTGAACGGCAAGACCATCACCTTCCGCAGCGGTACCGCTCCGGCGGCGACCGCCGTTCCGTCCGGTTCGGGCGTCAGCGGCAACCTCGTCACCGACGGCAACGGCAACACCACGGTCTATCTCGGCACCGCCGGTACCCCGGCTGCGACCGTCAACGACCTGTTGAGCGCGATTGATCTGGCCAGCGGCGTCAAGACGGTCTCGATCACCTCCGGCGCTGCGACGCTTGCCACGAGCAACAACCAGACCGCTTCGAGCGTTGGCGGCGGTGCCGTCACGCTGAGGAGCTCGACGGGTGCGGATCTGAGCGTCACCGGCAAGGCCGACCTGCTCAAGGCTCTCGGCCTGAGCTCATCGGTGGGTGGCGGCAACGCCACAGTGTCCGTCAACCGGACCACGACCTCGGCCTCGCTGGGTGCGACGATCACGGACGGTTCGACGCTGAACGTCAACGGCAAAGTCATCACCTTCAAGAACGCGCCGATCCCGGGCTCGACCGGTGCGCCGAGTGTTCCGACCGGCTTTGGTGCGAGCGGCAACATCCTCACCGACGGTGCCGGCAACTCGACGGTCTATCTGCAGGGCGGCACGGTCAACGACGTCTTGAAGGCGATCGACCTTGCCACCGGCGTGCAGACCGCCACCATCGGTGCCAACGGCGCTGCGACGCTTGCGACGGCCTCCGGCCAGACCAATTCGTCGATCAACGCCTCGGGCCAGCTCAAGCTGTCCACCGGTGTCAACGCCGACCTGTCGGTCACCGGCACCGGCAATGCGCTGAATGCGCTTGGCCTCGCCGGCAACACCGGTACTGCGACCGCCTTCACCGCGGCCCGCACCTCTGGCATCGGCGGTATCAGCGGCAAGACCTTGACCTTCTCCTCCTTCAACGGCGGCACGGCGGTCAACGTCACCTTCGGCGACGGCACCAACGGCACGGTCAAGACGCTTGATCAGCTCAACACCAAGCTGCAGGCCAACAACCTGTCTGCGACGATCGACGCCAACGGCCTGCTGACGATCTCGACCACCAACGACTACGCGTCCTCGACCATCGGATCGAGCGCCGCAGGTGGTGCGATCGGCGGCACGCTGACCTCGTCGCTGACCTTCTCGACGGCTTCCACCCCCGTCCAGGATACGGTTGCCCAGACCTCGCGTGCCAACCTGGTCAATCAGTTCAACAATATCCTGAACCAGATCGACACGACCGCGCAGGACTCCTCGTTCAACGGTGTCAACCTCTTGAACGGCGACCAGCTCAAGCTGGTGTTCGACGAGACCGGCAAGTCGAACCTCAGCATCACGGGCGTGACCTACAACTCCAAGGGTCTGGGCCTCGCCTCGCTGACCAGCGGTGTCGACTTCATCGACAACGCTGCCACCAACAAGGTGCTGACCAACCTGAACGCCGCGTCGAGCACGCTGCGCTCGCAGGCCTCGAGCCTCGGTTCGAACCTCTCGGTGGTGCAGGTCCGTCAGGACTTCAACAAGAGCCTGATCAACGTGCTGCAGACCGGCTCGGCCAACCTGACCCTGGCCGACACCAACGTCGAAGCGGCCAACAGCCAGGCGCTGTCGACCCGCCAGTCGATCGCGGTCTCGGCGCTGTCGCTGGCCAACCAGTCGCAGCAGAGCGTGCTGCAGCTGCTCCGCTAA
- the flbT gene encoding flagellar biosynthesis repressor FlbT has translation MALKVELRPHERIIVGNCVITNTDQRARLLIDGDNVPILRERDILTPETADTPAKLVYLAVQLMYISPDPQTQHGTYFNLVRDIVTAVPSAWPIIEAINNNILNGDLYRALKDARKLIVYEEKLRDQFEATHPKAESTAA, from the coding sequence ATGGCCCTCAAGGTCGAACTCAGACCGCACGAACGCATCATCGTCGGTAACTGCGTGATAACCAACACCGACCAGCGCGCCCGCCTCCTGATCGACGGCGACAACGTGCCGATCCTGCGCGAGCGCGACATCCTCACGCCAGAGACCGCAGACACGCCCGCCAAGCTGGTCTATCTTGCGGTCCAGCTCATGTATATCTCGCCGGATCCGCAGACGCAGCACGGCACCTATTTCAACCTGGTGCGCGACATCGTCACCGCTGTACCGAGCGCCTGGCCGATCATCGAAGCCATCAACAACAACATCCTCAACGGCGACCTCTACCGGGCGCTGAAGGATGCCCGCAAGCTGATCGTATATGAGGAAAAGTTGCGGGATCAGTTCGAGGCCACGCATCCCAAGGCGGAAAGCACGGCGGCCTGA
- a CDS encoding pyridoxal phosphate-dependent decarboxylase family protein, with the protein MNEIIRTPQSAVSHDSLDPQDWSEFRALAHRMLDEAIDGIANVRARPVWQPIPDEVRAALKADLPREASDLADVYREFTEHVAPYATGNVHPGFMGWVHGGGTAVGMLAEMLAAGLNANLGGRDHMPIEVERQIVAWMRRLFDFPDGASGIFVTGTSMANLMAVLVARTNALGTLARQHGLGNDGALLTAYTSHAAHGCISRAVDIAGLGTDALRKIGVDADHRIDVAALRAQIAVDREIGFKPFLVVASAGTVDVGAIDDLKAVAELCREEEIWFHVDGAFGALAVLSAELAPLLGGIELADSIALDFHKWGQVPYDSGFLLVRDGEQHRQAFAQPAAYLRREARGLAAGAVWPCDLGPDLSRGFRALKTWFTLKTFGTERLGSVIARSCALAKYLETRVLAEPRLELLAPVNLNIVCFRYRADDAVNREIVADIQEAGVAAPSSTTLGGKFAIRAAIVNHRTDETDIDAVVAAVLEFGARRSGDGVVEVEAPPLAAQ; encoded by the coding sequence ATGAACGAGATCATCCGCACCCCGCAAAGTGCCGTCTCCCATGACTCGCTCGATCCGCAGGATTGGAGCGAGTTTCGCGCGCTGGCCCATCGCATGCTGGACGAGGCGATCGACGGCATCGCGAATGTTCGGGCGCGCCCAGTATGGCAGCCGATCCCCGACGAGGTTCGCGCAGCACTCAAGGCCGATTTGCCGCGCGAGGCGAGCGATCTCGCCGACGTCTATCGCGAGTTCACCGAACATGTCGCGCCTTACGCGACGGGCAACGTCCATCCCGGCTTCATGGGCTGGGTGCATGGCGGCGGTACGGCCGTAGGCATGCTCGCGGAGATGCTCGCAGCCGGCCTCAACGCCAATCTCGGCGGACGCGACCACATGCCGATCGAGGTCGAACGCCAGATCGTCGCGTGGATGCGCCGCCTGTTCGACTTTCCGGACGGGGCAAGCGGCATTTTCGTCACGGGCACGTCGATGGCCAATCTGATGGCGGTGCTGGTGGCGCGTACGAACGCGCTCGGCACGCTGGCACGGCAGCATGGCCTCGGCAATGACGGCGCATTGCTCACCGCCTATACGTCGCATGCCGCACATGGCTGCATCTCGCGGGCGGTGGACATTGCCGGGCTCGGCACGGACGCGTTGCGCAAGATCGGTGTCGATGCCGATCATCGCATCGACGTTGCCGCGCTGCGCGCGCAGATCGCCGTTGATCGCGAGATAGGCTTCAAGCCGTTCCTGGTGGTCGCGTCTGCCGGCACGGTCGATGTCGGCGCGATCGACGATCTCAAGGCGGTCGCCGAGCTGTGCCGCGAGGAGGAGATCTGGTTTCACGTCGACGGCGCGTTCGGTGCGCTCGCCGTCCTGTCAGCCGAGCTCGCGCCGCTGCTCGGCGGCATCGAGCTTGCGGATTCCATCGCGCTCGATTTCCACAAATGGGGACAGGTACCCTACGATTCGGGCTTCCTGCTGGTGCGCGACGGCGAGCAGCATCGGCAGGCTTTTGCGCAGCCCGCGGCCTATCTGCGTCGCGAGGCGAGGGGACTTGCGGCCGGCGCAGTCTGGCCCTGCGATCTCGGCCCGGATCTGTCGCGCGGCTTCCGTGCGCTGAAGACCTGGTTCACGCTGAAGACGTTCGGCACCGAACGGCTCGGTTCGGTGATCGCACGAAGCTGCGCGCTCGCGAAATATCTGGAGACGCGTGTTCTGGCCGAGCCGCGGCTGGAATTGCTGGCGCCGGTCAATCTCAACATCGTCTGCTTCCGCTACCGCGCCGATGACGCGGTCAATCGCGAGATCGTCGCCGACATCCAGGAGGCCGGCGTCGCGGCTCCGTCGAGCACGACGCTGGGCGGCAAGTTCGCGATCCGCGCTGCGATCGTCAATCACCGCACCGACGAGACCGACATCGATGCGGTGGTTGCGGCCGTGCTGGAGTTCGGCGCACGCCGGAGCGGGGACGGAGTGGTCGAGGTCGAGGCGCCGCCGCTCGCCGCCCAGTAG
- a CDS encoding ATP-grasp domain-containing protein → MQQPVSAANYADRIGFAQLTRQAFEGVDLQPLRDQLLARITEGTAQAGEGLDLSLIVQLLGDKEAGLAIQSEVLTFHQLFRTPSADPKPGLRLLALAADIDMGGNTPIDFLLEGSDIELLTLYVVKGVGLPEDLPEHDVAIVVASDSEECRDALALIEEAAPRWPRPLLNRPDLIVNLDRDKLYRLLADVPGLDIPATVHATRAQLSNLASGRIACEAIASELHFPMIARPRGSHAGVGLAKLDDAAALEAYLAVRKEQDFFVARFVDYVSPDGLYRKYRLAMVDGRPYACHMAIADRWDIWYLNAYMAFSEEKRAEEAVFMRDFDHAFAARHESALDEMSKRVGLDYFIVDCAENRNGELLVFEADNTAVVHNMDSPAVFPYKPPQMRKIFAAFTEMLSRHARAGEGSAA, encoded by the coding sequence ATGCAGCAGCCAGTTTCCGCGGCTAACTACGCCGACCGCATCGGCTTTGCGCAGCTGACGCGCCAAGCCTTTGAAGGCGTCGACTTGCAGCCGTTGCGCGATCAACTCCTCGCCCGGATCACGGAGGGGACGGCGCAGGCGGGGGAGGGGCTGGATCTGTCGCTGATCGTCCAGCTCCTCGGCGACAAGGAGGCGGGGCTTGCGATCCAGTCGGAGGTGCTGACCTTCCATCAATTGTTCCGCACGCCCAGCGCCGATCCGAAGCCTGGCTTGCGCCTGCTCGCGCTTGCAGCCGACATCGACATGGGCGGCAACACGCCGATCGATTTCCTGCTCGAAGGCTCCGACATCGAATTGTTGACGCTCTACGTGGTCAAGGGCGTCGGTCTTCCCGAGGACTTGCCCGAGCACGACGTCGCCATCGTGGTGGCGTCCGATTCCGAGGAATGCCGGGACGCGCTCGCGCTGATCGAAGAGGCCGCGCCACGCTGGCCCCGACCGCTGCTCAATCGCCCCGATCTGATCGTCAACCTCGATCGGGACAAGCTGTATCGGCTGCTGGCGGACGTGCCCGGCCTCGACATTCCCGCAACTGTCCACGCCACCCGCGCGCAATTGTCCAACCTCGCATCGGGACGGATCGCCTGCGAGGCCATCGCCAGCGAATTGCACTTTCCCATGATCGCGCGACCGCGCGGCTCGCATGCCGGCGTCGGGCTCGCCAAGCTCGACGACGCGGCTGCGCTCGAAGCCTATCTCGCCGTGCGGAAAGAGCAGGACTTCTTCGTCGCGCGCTTCGTCGACTATGTCAGCCCCGACGGGCTCTATCGCAAATATCGCCTCGCCATGGTCGACGGCAGGCCTTACGCGTGCCACATGGCGATCGCCGATCGCTGGGACATCTGGTATCTCAACGCCTATATGGCGTTCAGCGAGGAGAAGCGGGCCGAGGAAGCCGTCTTCATGCGCGACTTCGACCACGCCTTCGCAGCGCGCCACGAGAGCGCGCTCGACGAGATGAGCAAGCGCGTCGGTCTCGATTATTTCATCGTCGACTGCGCCGAGAACCGGAACGGCGAGCTCCTGGTGTTCGAGGCCGACAACACCGCCGTCGTGCACAACATGGATTCGCCGGCGGTGTTTCCCTACAAGCCGCCGCAGATGCGCAAGATATTTGCGGCGTTCACGGAGATGCTGTCGCGACATGCGCGAGCGGGCGAGGGAAGCGCAGCATGA
- the flgK gene encoding flagellar hook-associated protein FlgK, with the protein MGLSSALASAMSGLRANQAALSIVSSNVANSQTPGYVVQTPNQIEVTTGEFGSTAMTTGVSRQLDTYVLNQLRTEVGGSGYADQMANILKQLQNVYGTPGNSGTLEDALNKFTTALQALSTSSGASSAQTVALGAAQALARQLNVTTTGIQSLRSNVEQDLGNSAQAANAAMKQIADINTRLQGLGANDPSAATLMDQRDQAINTLSKYVDVRVTTDNSNQANIYTTTGIQLVGAGLASEFSFASAGALSATSLYNIDPAKSGVGAFNIKLPNGSQVDVVANNVVSSGQIAADLKLRDDILVQAQNQIDQLAATMSSALSDKTTAGSTVSGPPAGFDLELAGALPGNTVNITYTDTTTNTQRQITLVNVTDPAALPLQNATNANPMRIGVDFAGGMGAIASALNTALSGSHLSFAAAPSPATATTLRVTDDNTGLAKVSSATTTKTMSSLTSGNPQLAVFTDGGQALYTGAITASGSQMTGLAGRIAVNTQLVSDPTRMSVYNTSPVTPSGDTTRSDYLYSQLTNAVFSYSPQSGLGSANQPFTGSVSNFLQQFLSVQANAATQATQLQQGQSVVVSTLQAKFDSTSSVNLDSEMSNLIQLQNAYAANAHVMSVVQSMMNTLLQAQG; encoded by the coding sequence ATGGGTTTGAGTTCAGCCCTCGCCAGCGCGATGAGCGGCCTGCGTGCCAACCAGGCCGCGCTCTCGATCGTCTCCTCGAACGTCGCGAATTCGCAGACGCCGGGTTACGTCGTCCAGACGCCGAACCAGATCGAGGTCACCACCGGCGAGTTCGGCTCGACGGCGATGACCACCGGCGTCAGCCGGCAGCTCGACACCTATGTGCTGAATCAGCTGCGCACCGAGGTCGGCGGCAGCGGCTACGCCGACCAGATGGCCAACATTCTGAAGCAACTTCAGAATGTCTACGGCACGCCCGGCAATTCCGGCACGCTCGAAGACGCGCTGAACAAATTCACCACCGCGCTCCAGGCGCTGTCGACCAGCTCGGGCGCGTCGTCGGCACAGACCGTCGCGCTCGGCGCGGCGCAGGCGCTGGCACGGCAGCTCAACGTCACCACCACGGGTATCCAGTCGCTGCGCTCCAACGTCGAGCAGGATCTCGGCAATTCGGCGCAAGCCGCCAATGCGGCGATGAAGCAGATCGCCGACATCAACACCAGGCTGCAGGGGCTGGGAGCCAACGATCCCTCGGCGGCCACGCTGATGGACCAGCGCGACCAGGCCATCAACACGCTGTCGAAATATGTCGACGTCCGCGTTACCACCGACAATTCGAACCAAGCCAACATCTACACCACGACCGGCATTCAGCTGGTCGGCGCCGGGCTCGCCTCGGAATTCTCCTTTGCGTCCGCCGGCGCGCTGTCGGCGACCTCGCTCTACAACATCGATCCAGCCAAGTCCGGCGTCGGCGCGTTCAACATCAAGCTGCCGAACGGCTCGCAGGTCGACGTCGTCGCCAACAATGTGGTGTCGTCCGGCCAGATCGCGGCCGACCTGAAGCTGCGCGACGACATCCTGGTACAGGCGCAGAACCAGATCGACCAGCTCGCGGCGACGATGTCGAGCGCGCTGTCCGACAAGACTACGGCCGGCAGCACGGTCTCGGGTCCCCCGGCCGGGTTCGATCTCGAGCTGGCCGGTGCGCTGCCGGGCAACACGGTCAACATCACCTACACGGACACGACCACCAACACGCAGCGCCAGATCACGCTCGTCAACGTGACCGATCCGGCGGCGCTGCCGCTCCAGAACGCGACCAATGCCAACCCGATGCGGATCGGCGTCGACTTCGCCGGCGGCATGGGCGCGATCGCCTCCGCGCTCAATACCGCGCTGTCAGGCAGCCATCTGTCGTTCGCCGCCGCGCCGTCGCCGGCGACGGCTACGACGCTGCGGGTGACCGACGACAACACCGGCCTTGCCAAGGTCAGTTCGGCGACGACCACCAAGACGATGTCGTCGCTGACCTCGGGCAACCCGCAACTGGCGGTGTTCACGGACGGCGGGCAGGCGCTCTATACCGGCGCGATCACCGCGTCGGGCTCGCAGATGACCGGCCTTGCCGGACGCATCGCCGTGAACACGCAGCTGGTCTCCGATCCGACCCGGATGTCGGTCTACAACACCTCGCCGGTGACGCCTTCGGGCGACACCACGCGTTCGGATTATCTCTATTCGCAGCTCACCAATGCGGTGTTCTCCTATTCGCCGCAGAGCGGCCTCGGCTCGGCGAACCAGCCCTTCACAGGCAGCGTCTCGAATTTCCTTCAGCAATTCCTGAGCGTGCAGGCCAATGCCGCGACCCAGGCGACCCAGCTCCAGCAAGGACAGAGCGTCGTGGTCTCGACGCTTCAGGCCAAGTTCGACTCGACCTCCAGCGTCAATCTGGACTCGGAGATGTCGAACCTGATCCAGCTTCAGAATGCCTATGCCGCCAACGCCCACGTGATGTCGGTGGTGCAGAGCATGATGAACACGTTGCTCCAGGCTCAAGGGTAA